A DNA window from Streptomyces sp. CA-278952 contains the following coding sequences:
- a CDS encoding regulator, with translation MSERPPQRTPNRRLASLIAEAGFSHAGLARRVDQLGLEHGLDLRYDKTSVTRWLRGQQPRGTTPALIAEVFTRRLGRRLSAQDLGLDACAPVYAGLEFAATPTEAVDIVSGLWRKDSGTHVELRKIAFTPAGLVVPSRDWLIGRADEWVARDGAAARRAGGEAAAPSPGRPDGAPRTEARGLPRPAIGPGRPTPPGPSATHPSVTHPPATHPPAGASPGTGALPMVPRQRQTDRGPGQRVGGGDVAALRSVGELFRTLDHAYGGGHARQALVRYLEHEAEPMLRGTYGESTGRRLFAAVADLTRLAGWTSYDIAAHGLAQRYFVQALRLAQAAGDRAYGAYVLITMSRQAVYLGHGREAVQLARVAQQGVGSAAPLLVQALLHAVEARGHGVLGEARSCTAALTRAEHALATARPGDEVPHWARTFDEAQLADELGHCHRDLQQWRAAAQHAERSLQLRAPAYARSRLFCRVVLASARLGLGELDQACLLGAEAAQQAAEMRSVRATEYVRAFERSLEPYRDAVAVRGYRDRVAALG, from the coding sequence ATGTCGGAACGACCCCCGCAGCGCACGCCCAACCGCAGACTCGCCTCACTCATCGCGGAAGCCGGCTTCTCGCACGCCGGCCTGGCCCGCCGGGTCGATCAGCTCGGCCTCGAACACGGCCTCGACCTGCGGTACGACAAAACCTCGGTCACTCGCTGGCTGCGGGGGCAGCAGCCGCGCGGCACCACGCCCGCGCTGATCGCCGAGGTGTTCACCCGGCGGCTCGGGCGGCGGCTCTCCGCGCAGGACCTCGGGCTCGACGCCTGCGCGCCCGTCTACGCGGGGCTGGAGTTCGCGGCCACCCCGACCGAGGCGGTCGACATCGTCAGCGGCCTCTGGCGCAAGGACTCCGGCACCCACGTCGAGCTGCGCAAGATCGCCTTCACCCCGGCCGGGCTCGTCGTCCCCAGCCGTGACTGGCTGATCGGCCGGGCCGACGAATGGGTGGCCCGGGACGGAGCCGCCGCCCGCCGGGCCGGGGGAGAGGCCGCGGCCCCCTCGCCCGGCCGCCCGGACGGGGCGCCGCGCACCGAGGCCCGCGGGCTCCCGCGCCCGGCCATCGGGCCGGGGCGGCCCACGCCCCCGGGCCCGTCCGCCACCCACCCTTCGGTTACGCATCCACCCGCCACGCATCCGCCCGCCGGGGCGTCGCCCGGGACCGGGGCGCTGCCCATGGTCCCGCGCCAGCGCCAGACGGACCGCGGCCCCGGCCAGCGGGTCGGCGGCGGGGACGTCGCCGCGCTGCGCTCGGTCGGCGAGCTGTTCCGCACCCTCGACCACGCCTACGGCGGCGGCCATGCCCGGCAGGCCCTCGTGCGGTATCTGGAGCACGAGGCCGAGCCGATGCTCCGGGGCACCTACGGCGAGTCCACCGGACGGCGGCTGTTCGCCGCGGTGGCCGACCTGACCCGGCTGGCCGGCTGGACCTCGTACGACATCGCCGCCCACGGCCTGGCCCAGCGGTACTTCGTCCAGGCGCTGCGACTCGCCCAGGCCGCCGGCGACCGTGCGTACGGCGCCTACGTCCTGATCACGATGAGCCGCCAGGCGGTCTACCTCGGGCACGGCAGGGAGGCCGTGCAGCTCGCCCGCGTGGCCCAGCAGGGCGTCGGCTCGGCCGCCCCGCTCCTCGTCCAGGCGCTGCTGCACGCGGTCGAGGCGCGCGGGCACGGCGTGCTCGGTGAGGCGCGCTCCTGCACCGCCGCCCTGACCCGGGCCGAACACGCCCTGGCGACCGCGCGCCCCGGCGACGAGGTGCCGCACTGGGCCCGCACCTTCGACGAGGCGCAGCTCGCCGACGAGCTGGGCCACTGCCATCGCGACCTCCAGCAGTGGCGGGCCGCCGCCCAGCACGCCGAGCGGTCGCTCCAACTGCGCGCACCGGCGTACGCCCGGAGCAGGCTGTTCTGCCGGGTGGTCCTCGCCTCGGCCCGGCTGGGTCTGGGCGAGCTGGACCAGGCCTGCCTGCTGGGCGCGGAGGCGGCCCAGCAGGCGGCCGAGATGCGCTCGGTGCGCGCCACGGAGTACGTACGCGCCTTCGAGCGCAGCCTGGAGCCCTACCGGGACGCGGTCGCCGTACGCGGCTACCGCGACCGGGTCGCCGCCCTCGGCTGA
- a CDS encoding FAD-dependent oxidoreductase, with protein sequence MRSTAHHADVIIIGAGIAGLSAAHLLVRAGLGVRVLEAEPRVGGRLTTDEVDGFRLDRLGPLLCTSWPELTGTPGLGAPELREFAPGFLVHSEGRRQLTGDIRSARGALKAVRTRSSAPRATRASRTPWAPQSAYGHERGAPARGGGRGAVVTGAIDRARLGAALSRLAATPQARLLARPERTVVGALPGVGLPARTVDGVLRPLLTALLSDPVLTTSSRRADLALRDYARGGLCVPAGGSYALPELLAAALPPDTVRTGVHVTAADITSVRTKEHGELGCRSLLLATGAGAAAELLPGLRVPSFHPVTVLHHTAPAPPPTGRSLVLDGDRSGPVAYTAVMSEVDPSRAPEGRTLITSTVLGTPPPDLGRSVRAHLAALYGVPTDGWELLAAHHDPEAVPAMEAPHDPRRPVRVLAGLYVCGDHRDTSTVQGALHSGRRAAEAILTDLAVPGTHEGSPRLPEAA encoded by the coding sequence GTGCGCAGCACGGCACACCACGCAGACGTGATCATCATCGGGGCCGGAATCGCCGGCCTGTCGGCGGCCCACCTGCTCGTCCGGGCAGGGCTCGGCGTCCGTGTCCTGGAGGCCGAGCCCCGGGTGGGCGGCCGGCTCACCACCGACGAGGTGGACGGGTTCCGGCTCGACCGGCTCGGCCCGCTCCTCTGCACGTCCTGGCCCGAGCTGACCGGCACCCCGGGGCTCGGCGCTCCGGAGCTGCGGGAGTTCGCGCCGGGCTTCCTGGTCCACAGCGAGGGCCGCCGCCAGCTCACCGGCGACATACGGAGCGCGAGGGGCGCACTCAAGGCAGTGCGCACCCGTTCGAGCGCCCCCCGAGCCACCCGGGCTTCCCGTACGCCCTGGGCGCCGCAGAGCGCGTACGGGCACGAGCGCGGCGCCCCGGCGCGCGGGGGCGGCCGGGGCGCCGTGGTGACCGGCGCGATCGACCGGGCCCGGCTGGGCGCGGCGCTGTCCCGGTTGGCGGCCACCCCTCAGGCCCGGCTCCTGGCCCGCCCGGAGCGGACCGTCGTCGGCGCCCTGCCCGGCGTGGGCCTGCCCGCCCGTACGGTGGACGGCGTCCTGCGCCCCCTGCTCACGGCCCTGCTCAGCGACCCCGTCCTCACCACGTCGAGCCGGCGCGCCGATCTCGCCCTGCGGGACTACGCACGCGGCGGCCTGTGCGTACCGGCGGGCGGGTCGTACGCGCTGCCGGAGCTGCTGGCGGCCGCGCTGCCACCGGACACGGTCCGGACCGGGGTGCACGTCACGGCCGCCGACATCACCTCCGTACGCACCAAGGAGCACGGTGAACTGGGATGCCGCTCCCTGTTGCTGGCGACCGGCGCGGGGGCCGCGGCCGAGCTGCTGCCCGGTCTGCGGGTGCCGTCCTTCCACCCGGTGACGGTCCTTCACCACACCGCGCCCGCCCCGCCGCCCACGGGCAGGTCGCTGGTGCTGGACGGCGACCGCTCGGGCCCGGTGGCGTACACCGCGGTGATGAGCGAGGTCGACCCCTCGCGGGCGCCGGAGGGCCGGACGCTGATCACCTCGACGGTGCTCGGGACCCCGCCGCCGGACCTGGGCCGCTCGGTGCGGGCGCACCTGGCGGCGCTGTACGGGGTGCCGACGGACGGCTGGGAGCTGCTGGCGGCCCATCACGACCCGGAGGCGGTGCCCGCGATGGAGGCCCCGCACGATCCGCGCCGCCCGGTGCGGGTGCTGGCCGGGCTGTACGTGTGCGGCGACCACCGCGACACGAGCACCGTCCAGGGCGCGCTGCACTCGGGGCGGCGGGCGGCCGAGGCGATCCTGACCGACCTGGCGGTCCCGGGCACGCACGAGGGAAGCCCGCGCCTGCCGGAGGCCGCGTGA
- a CDS encoding TIGR01777 family oxidoreductase, producing the protein MPSSRIAVSGSSGLIGAALVRSLRADGHEVARLVRRPARTGDEVEWDPERSYVDVAGLVGCDAVVHLAGAGVGDHRWTDAYKREIRDSRVLGTSAVAEAVASLDTPPRVLLAGSAIGFYGDTGDRPVDEGAPPGDGFLPSVCEGWEAATAAAEEAGVRTVHARTGLVVGREGGAWGRLFPLFKAGLGGKLGNGRQYWSFIALHDHVAALRHILDTEALTGPVNLTGPKPVTNAEVTAAMGRVLRRPTLFSVPAPALRLALGEFAEDVLGSQRVIPAKLLDSGFSFAFPGIDGAIRAALR; encoded by the coding sequence ATGCCGAGCTCCCGTATCGCCGTCAGCGGATCGTCCGGACTCATCGGAGCGGCGCTGGTGCGCTCGCTGCGCGCCGACGGGCACGAGGTGGCCCGCCTGGTGCGCCGCCCCGCCAGAACCGGCGACGAGGTCGAGTGGGACCCCGAGCGGAGTTACGTGGACGTGGCCGGCCTCGTCGGCTGCGACGCCGTCGTGCACCTCGCCGGGGCCGGGGTGGGCGACCACCGCTGGACCGACGCCTACAAGCGGGAGATCCGGGACAGCCGGGTCCTGGGGACCTCCGCCGTCGCCGAGGCCGTCGCCTCGCTCGACACCCCGCCCCGCGTGCTGCTCGCCGGGTCCGCCATCGGCTTCTACGGCGACACCGGGGACCGCCCGGTGGACGAGGGCGCGCCGCCCGGGGACGGGTTCCTGCCCTCGGTCTGCGAGGGGTGGGAGGCGGCCACCGCCGCCGCCGAGGAAGCGGGCGTCCGCACGGTGCACGCGCGGACCGGGCTGGTCGTCGGGCGCGAGGGCGGGGCCTGGGGGCGGCTGTTCCCGCTGTTCAAGGCGGGGCTGGGCGGGAAGCTGGGCAACGGCCGCCAGTACTGGAGCTTCATCGCGCTGCACGACCATGTCGCCGCGCTGCGCCACATCCTGGACACCGAGGCGCTGACCGGCCCGGTGAACCTGACCGGGCCGAAGCCCGTCACCAACGCCGAGGTGACCGCCGCGATGGGGCGGGTGCTGCGCCGCCCGACGCTGTTTTCCGTGCCGGCGCCCGCGTTGCGGCTCGCGCTCGGTGAGTTCGCGGAGGACGTGCTGGGCAGCCAGCGGGTGATCCCGGCGAAGCTGCTGGACTCCGGCTTCTCGTTCGCCTTCCCGGGCATCGACGGGGCGATCCGCGCCGCGCTGCGCTGA
- a CDS encoding GNAT family N-acetyltransferase: MAALTLCPVRTAVPADDDQLAELDRSTWSTLHAVLPRPTPPYEPFFGERYPPEDFLVVEVDAETEGGSPRIAGYIRLVPPTPLAANAHVRQIRGLAVATWARGTGVGRTLVRAAFAEARRQGANRITLRVLAHNDPARALYAAEGFAVEGVLPGEFFLNGRYVDDVCMGRSLGPA; the protein is encoded by the coding sequence ATGGCCGCACTCACCCTCTGCCCCGTCCGCACCGCCGTGCCCGCCGACGACGACCAGCTCGCCGAGCTCGACCGGTCCACCTGGTCGACGCTGCACGCGGTCCTGCCGCGGCCGACGCCCCCGTACGAGCCGTTCTTCGGGGAGCGGTATCCGCCGGAGGACTTCCTCGTGGTGGAGGTGGACGCGGAGACGGAGGGCGGCTCACCCCGCATCGCCGGGTACATACGTCTCGTCCCGCCCACCCCGCTCGCCGCCAACGCCCACGTCCGCCAGATCCGGGGCCTCGCCGTGGCGACCTGGGCGCGCGGGACCGGCGTGGGGCGGACCCTGGTGCGGGCCGCGTTCGCCGAGGCCCGCCGCCAGGGCGCCAACCGGATCACGCTGCGGGTGCTCGCGCACAACGACCCCGCCCGCGCCCTGTACGCCGCCGAGGGCTTCGCCGTCGAAGGGGTGCTGCCCGGGGAGTTCTTCCTGAACGGACGTTACGTCGACGACGTCTGCATGGGGCGCTCGCTCGGCCCCGCCTGA
- a CDS encoding DUF4240 domain-containing protein, whose translation MDETEFWEIIDSTREAAEGDPEDHADLLVERLVQLDPDSVLDFARHFEARYNRAYHWDLWGAAAVLLGGASDDAFDYFRCWLIGQGREVFEGALHDPDGLAELLEDFDEQIDGDGEELGYAADEAYEQLTGVVAPDLGLPPQAAEPLGSPVDFEDEEALAARFPELWDRFGPR comes from the coding sequence ATGGACGAAACGGAATTCTGGGAGATCATCGACAGCACCCGCGAGGCCGCCGAGGGCGACCCCGAGGACCACGCCGACCTGCTGGTGGAACGGCTGGTGCAGCTCGATCCCGATTCCGTGCTGGACTTCGCCCGGCACTTCGAGGCCCGCTACAACCGCGCCTACCACTGGGATCTGTGGGGCGCGGCGGCCGTGCTGCTGGGCGGGGCGAGCGACGACGCGTTCGACTACTTCCGCTGCTGGCTGATCGGCCAGGGGCGGGAGGTCTTCGAGGGGGCGCTGCACGATCCGGACGGCCTGGCCGAGCTGCTGGAGGACTTCGACGAGCAGATCGACGGGGACGGCGAGGAGCTGGGCTACGCGGCCGACGAGGCGTACGAGCAGCTCACCGGTGTGGTCGCGCCGGACCTGGGGCTGCCGCCGCAGGCCGCCGAGCCGCTGGGCTCGCCGGTCGACTTCGAGGACGAGGAGGCGCTGGCCGCCCGCTTCCCCGAGCTGTGGGACCGCTTCGGGCCCCGGTAG
- a CDS encoding helix-turn-helix transcriptional regulator, which translates to MRAARLIKMVLLLQARPAMTAAELAAELEVSERTVTRDAQALSDAGVPVYAERGRTGGYRLVGGYRTRLTGLARDEAEALFLSGLPAALREMGLEDAASAARLKVSAALLPSLRDASSSAARRFHLDAPSWYHEPETPELLPVIADAVWDDRLLRARYRAGGGPEREGTEVARELAPYGLVLKAGVWYLCARAGEDFRVYRIDRFTAVEPAEERFDRDETFDLPGFWEERAAGFARSLLRTEVTVRVSELGARMLAHTGDRAAAATALAEGSEPGPDGLRTLTLPVESLDVAYGQLLALGPELEVLAPESLRIRLADAAERLREMYR; encoded by the coding sequence ATGCGCGCTGCCCGGCTGATCAAGATGGTGCTGCTCCTGCAGGCCCGCCCCGCGATGACCGCCGCCGAGCTGGCGGCCGAGCTGGAGGTGTCGGAGCGTACGGTCACCCGGGACGCGCAGGCGCTCTCCGACGCGGGCGTCCCGGTGTACGCGGAGCGCGGCCGGACCGGCGGCTACCGGCTCGTCGGCGGCTACCGCACCCGGCTGACCGGCCTCGCCCGGGACGAGGCGGAGGCGCTGTTCCTCTCCGGGCTGCCCGCCGCGCTGCGCGAGATGGGGCTGGAGGACGCGGCGTCGGCCGCCCGCCTCAAGGTGTCGGCGGCGCTGCTGCCCTCCCTGCGCGACGCCTCCTCCTCCGCCGCCCGGCGCTTCCACCTGGACGCCCCCTCCTGGTACCACGAGCCGGAGACCCCCGAACTGCTGCCCGTCATCGCCGACGCGGTCTGGGACGACCGGCTGCTGCGGGCCCGCTACCGCGCGGGCGGGGGCCCCGAGCGGGAGGGGACCGAGGTGGCGCGGGAGCTGGCTCCGTACGGTCTCGTCCTCAAGGCCGGCGTCTGGTACCTCTGCGCCCGGGCGGGCGAGGACTTCCGGGTCTACCGGATCGACCGCTTCACCGCCGTGGAGCCCGCAGAGGAGCGCTTCGACCGGGACGAGACCTTCGACCTGCCCGGATTCTGGGAGGAGCGGGCCGCCGGGTTCGCCCGGTCCCTGCTGCGTACCGAGGTGACCGTACGGGTGTCCGAGCTCGGGGCGCGGATGCTGGCGCACACCGGTGACCGGGCGGCGGCCGCCACCGCGCTCGCGGAAGGCTCCGAGCCGGGCCCGGACGGCCTGCGCACCCTCACGCTGCCGGTGGAATCACTGGACGTGGCCTACGGCCAGCTGCTGGCACTGGGACCCGAGTTGGAGGTCCTGGCGCCCGAGTCGCTGCGGATCCGGTTGGCGGACGCCGCCGAACGCCTGCGCGAGATGTATCGCTGA
- the aceE gene encoding pyruvate dehydrogenase (acetyl-transferring), homodimeric type: protein MTDPVGKLPSELDQLPDRDPEETAEWAASLDAVTQAAGPHRAAYLMRRSLQHAEGAGLALPKLLETDYVNSIPTAAEPAFDGDLEMESRITAWNRWNAAAMVTRGARYGVGGHIATFASAAWLYETGFNHFFRGKEGDGSGDQLYIQGHASPGIYARAFLDGRLSERQLDNFRQETGGDGLPSYPHPRRLPWLWEFPTVSMGLGPLSAIYQARFNRYLANRNIKDTANSHVWAFLGDGEMDEPESTAALALASREQLDNLTFVINCNLQRLDGPVRANFRVVQELEAQFRGAGWNVVKTLWGNAWDELFQLDTTGALLRRLREVPDAQFQTYATRDVAYIREHFFGAEPALAELAKLLTDAKIGECFYTSRGGHEARKVYAAYRAAVEHKGAPTVILAQTVKGYTLGKGFESKNANHQMKKLSIDEFKGMRELLGLPIPDSAFEDGLVPYGHPGADSPEVRYLQERRAALGGPAPARRMHASAPLPQPEERAFKALYKGSGKQEMATTMAFVRLVKDLMRDKETGKRWVPIVPDEARTFGMESLFPSAGIYSPLGQTYDPVDRDQLMYYKEAKDGQILNEGITEAGSMADFIAAATSYATHGETMIPFYIFYSMFGWQRTGDQMWQLADQLGKGFIVGATAGRTTLTGEGLQHADGHSHLIAATNPASLNYDPAFAYEVAVIVKDGLRRMYGPEAEDVFYYLTVYNEPKPQPAMPEGVEEGIVKGLYRFKEGTPAKADAPRIQLLSSGTAIHWALEAQELLAADWGVTADVWSATSWGELRRDALEADEALLRGEQRVPYVTQALSGAPGPVLAVSDWMRQVPDQISQWVEQDWSSLGTDGFGLSDTRAAARRHFGVDAQSIVVASLAQLARRGEVPASAIKEARERYGL, encoded by the coding sequence ATGACCGACCCCGTAGGAAAGCTTCCGAGCGAGCTCGACCAGCTCCCGGACCGTGACCCCGAGGAGACCGCCGAATGGGCGGCCTCCCTGGACGCCGTCACCCAGGCTGCCGGCCCGCACCGTGCCGCGTACCTGATGCGCCGCTCGCTGCAGCACGCCGAGGGCGCCGGTCTCGCGCTGCCCAAGCTGCTGGAGACCGATTACGTCAACTCCATCCCGACCGCCGCCGAGCCCGCGTTCGACGGCGACCTGGAGATGGAGTCGAGGATCACCGCGTGGAACCGCTGGAACGCGGCCGCGATGGTGACCCGGGGAGCCAGGTACGGGGTCGGCGGCCACATCGCCACCTTCGCCTCGGCCGCCTGGCTCTACGAGACCGGCTTCAACCACTTCTTCCGCGGCAAGGAGGGGGACGGCTCCGGCGACCAGCTCTACATCCAGGGCCACGCCTCCCCCGGCATCTACGCCCGCGCCTTCCTCGACGGCCGGCTCAGCGAGCGGCAGCTGGACAACTTCCGCCAGGAGACGGGCGGCGACGGTCTGCCGTCCTACCCGCACCCGCGGCGGCTGCCCTGGCTGTGGGAGTTCCCCACCGTGTCGATGGGCCTCGGCCCGCTCTCGGCGATCTACCAGGCGCGCTTCAACCGCTATCTGGCCAACCGCAACATCAAGGACACGGCCAACTCGCACGTCTGGGCTTTCCTGGGCGACGGCGAGATGGACGAGCCCGAGTCGACGGCCGCCCTCGCGCTGGCCTCCCGTGAGCAGCTCGACAACCTGACCTTCGTCATCAACTGCAACCTGCAGCGCCTCGACGGCCCGGTCCGCGCCAACTTCCGCGTGGTCCAGGAGCTGGAGGCGCAGTTCCGCGGGGCCGGCTGGAACGTCGTCAAGACGCTCTGGGGCAACGCCTGGGACGAGCTGTTCCAGCTGGACACCACGGGCGCGCTGCTGCGCCGCCTGCGGGAGGTCCCGGACGCGCAGTTCCAGACGTACGCCACCCGCGACGTCGCCTACATTCGCGAGCACTTCTTCGGCGCCGAGCCCGCGCTCGCCGAGCTGGCGAAGCTCCTCACGGACGCGAAGATCGGCGAGTGTTTCTACACCTCGCGCGGCGGCCACGAGGCCCGCAAGGTGTACGCGGCCTACCGCGCGGCCGTCGAGCACAAGGGCGCGCCGACGGTGATCCTGGCCCAGACGGTCAAGGGCTACACGCTCGGCAAGGGCTTCGAGTCCAAGAACGCCAACCACCAGATGAAGAAGCTGTCGATCGACGAGTTCAAGGGCATGCGCGAGCTGCTCGGCCTCCCGATCCCCGACAGCGCCTTCGAGGACGGTCTCGTCCCCTACGGCCACCCCGGCGCCGACTCCCCCGAGGTCCGCTACCTCCAGGAGCGCCGTGCCGCCCTCGGCGGCCCCGCCCCGGCCCGCCGGATGCACGCTTCCGCTCCGCTTCCGCAGCCCGAGGAGCGCGCGTTCAAGGCCCTCTACAAGGGGTCCGGCAAGCAGGAGATGGCCACCACCATGGCGTTCGTCCGCCTGGTGAAGGACCTCATGCGGGACAAGGAGACCGGCAAGCGCTGGGTGCCGATCGTCCCGGACGAGGCCCGTACCTTCGGTATGGAGTCCCTCTTCCCGTCCGCCGGCATCTACTCGCCGCTGGGCCAGACGTACGACCCGGTCGACCGCGACCAGCTGATGTACTACAAGGAGGCCAAGGACGGCCAGATCCTCAACGAGGGGATCACCGAGGCCGGGTCCATGGCCGACTTCATCGCCGCCGCCACGTCGTACGCGACGCACGGCGAGACGATGATCCCGTTCTACATCTTCTACTCGATGTTCGGCTGGCAGCGGACCGGCGACCAGATGTGGCAGCTCGCCGACCAGCTCGGCAAGGGCTTCATCGTCGGCGCGACGGCGGGCCGTACGACCCTGACGGGTGAGGGCCTCCAGCACGCGGACGGCCACTCGCACCTGATCGCGGCCACCAACCCGGCCTCGCTCAACTACGACCCGGCGTTCGCGTACGAGGTCGCGGTGATCGTCAAGGACGGCCTGCGCCGGATGTACGGCCCCGAGGCCGAGGACGTCTTCTACTACCTGACGGTCTACAACGAGCCGAAGCCCCAGCCCGCGATGCCCGAGGGCGTCGAGGAGGGCATCGTCAAGGGCCTGTACCGCTTCAAGGAGGGCACGCCCGCGAAGGCGGACGCGCCGCGCATCCAGCTGCTCTCCTCCGGTACGGCGATCCACTGGGCCCTGGAGGCCCAGGAGTTGCTGGCCGCCGACTGGGGTGTCACGGCCGACGTCTGGTCCGCCACCTCGTGGGGCGAGCTGCGCCGCGACGCGCTGGAGGCCGACGAGGCGCTGCTCCGCGGTGAGCAGCGGGTCCCGTACGTGACGCAGGCGCTCTCCGGCGCGCCGGGCCCGGTGCTCGCGGTCAGCGACTGGATGCGCCAGGTCCCGGACCAGATCAGCCAGTGGGTGGAGCAGGACTGGTCCTCGCTCGGCACGGACGGCTTCGGCCTCTCCGACACCCGCGCCGCAGCCCGCCGCCACTTCGGCGTCGACGCCCAGTCGATCGTGGTGGCCTCGCTGGCCCAGCTCGCCAGGCGCGGCGAGGTCCCGGCCTCCGCGATCAAGGAGGCCCGGGAGCGCTACGGGCTCTGA